The DNA window agtttaaaatcataaatttacaaATTACGAATGCAAACCCTGAAAACCCTCTACATGTTTCCCAATGACATCGTGCAGATGTTCTTGAAGTCCGGCAGCATAGTTGCCAAACTGAACGTCAGTAGGCGGCTGCAGtgtaaatacatattattggCTTTCCAGTAGTGTGACTGTATTTGACATCTGACCAAAGCCTTCTTCATCGAATGGAAAAGACTCTCCGAGGAAAAGAAGCCGTCTCTCCCCAACTTCTCTACCTGAAATAACAACCAAACACATTCAGACTGTAAGCTGCACCGCCAGAATCATAGCTGGTTTTAGCCATACATCGCTGCAATACAGTGGTAGCTTTCATTTCATCAATCTTTAAAAGGTGTTTCAAGCGCTCAAGGCGGTGCTTATCCTTCGGAAGAAGGCAGAATGTTTCAAATCATATGCAAAATATCTACTATAAAGAGCATTCTTCAAAAGGTGTGAGCTAGCGACCAATTTTACCTTAAATATACGTTGCCAGAACTGATACGCACCCAAGTTTCCAATTAGTATCATCTCCTTTTGACCAATTTGGACAGTATAGTTGCAGTCTCCAACGTAGTATCGGTAAACGTACTCTGTACGTGCAGGGTAGGCAAATCTACAAGGTGTCAAGTATATACAGTGTGCAGTCTGGCCTTCTtgacaaattaagattttgatcatGGCATACATTCAACACCAGCAAAAAGGTTCACTTGGTTGCATCACGAATATGTGCAAGTAAACAGAAGAAAAACCTACAAAGGAAGTTCTCTGATGAATGCTGTGAAATAACAGATCTAATTTGAGTTGAATCCAAATTTTAAGCACCAGTTCATTTCAGTGTAAGGAAAAGTAATTCCAGCATAGGGAAGAAAATGCATTATTTCCAATTCATGCATCTATGCAAGATAAGTGGTTGCTTGCGAATTGAAAAGGATATTCCGCCTCGACCATTAATGGTGAAATTCACATCAATATCatgatgataaatttttttattaatttaaaagaaaaatatatttttttttaaaaaaagacaaatgttAGGTGTTATTTGATGTGACAAGTCAGGTAAATTTATTTGGCTCATTTTATAAGGTCCACACACGGGTCTATTTTGATAAGTCTACACGATTGAatccttaattgttttttgtttgcaacCATACCTAAattgttttgagaaaaaaagatgacATGTTTTATTTATCTAGATTCTAATAACTATGGTggctgaaaaatcaaaatttaagtttttttaactcaaaaacttgttttttaaccattttttttataccaaaaaataCCTATAAAACATTGTAGGAATCGTGATAAACATATCTATGGccttaaaaaacccaaaaaatatctcaaaaaccaaaaatcaacccaaatcCAAGAATTAACCTgagctcatatttttttttttataaactttaaaGGTACAGAAACATTTAATATGAACTCctctcatcaaatgaaatcatTTGACATAAATATAGTCTGTTTTTTGGTTGCCTAAAcgacatttttttctctttactacCGGAATTTGATgacatttctctctcctctcttaatttgaaactcaaaaataataaaaataattttttgtaccaagattgaattggaaaaatattaagaattgaaattatataatttatgtgatttttaaaattcaagaactAAAATGTATCTTTTTGGCATATCTTTCATGTTTGAAgctctttttatttcaatccttttttttaattttatatttttataagaaattaaaattaattgttctGGACTAAATCATCgaaaacaaatattgagaatcaaattaaaaatataaaattttgtacGGATGAACAGTGAAATACTTAATCGAGTAGAGTGGGGCGGAGCTTAGGAAGAAATGGCATCAGGGTGGGGAATTACAGGAAACAAAGGCAGATGCTACGATTTCTGGATTGATTTCAGCGAGTGTATGTCTCAATGCAGAGAGCCTAAGGACTGCGCTTTCCTCCGTGAAGATTACCTCGAGTGCCTCCACCACTCTAAAGAGgtgtctctctctcttatttctctATTGAATCCGTAGAATTATGTTTTGTATGTAAATTACATTCATTTGAGACCTGCTCATTGTTGGGTTTTTgtcaaaatcttaattcattTGTGGGTTTTCAAAATCTCCTTCTGCTTCTTGCTGTATGAGGATTTATAAGCTCTCATCATTTTACTGTGATTTTTTTCTCGGAatgctatattttttcttgattacttTCTGATATGCTCTCTTAGAGCTTACTGGATCATGTGTTTTTGGTTCAATTTGAAAACCCTAGTTTCATTGAGTCAAAGGAAACAATCTGATTGATAATGCAtctgatattttctttttattttagacttCCCCCATAGCTATGCATGCTACACTTTGGCAACATCTTTGCTTGTTTAGGccactctttattttttttatccgtttttggtatttttactgTTTTGGTAGGATCTATACTTCTccatatttcaaatatttatgccTTTTGGTCCAAAAATTAGCTTCATGTATACCTATGTGATGGTCCAATGAAGGGAGGCATTGATTTATAAGACTTCTCTTCTTAGTTACTCACTTTAGTAGCATTGCAACTAGACTTGTCTAATGGCTATCTTGTAATTTGTGTTCAAGCCTTGGCGTGTTAAAAGTGTTGGCGAGGTTCATTCTCCTTTGGTGCACCCTTGCTGCCACACTGTTTTTCCTATTAGTTGATTACTATTTGTGCTGACTGCTGGTGCATAGAGGCATGTTGGATATTTGGTCCTCTAGTTGCCTTACTAGTAAATGATCTAATCAGTTTCAGTTAATCAAACTGGCAAGCTTGTTGATGAAGCATTTCCTCCATTGGAGCTCCTTTGTTAGATGAAAGGCTTGCTTTACTAGCCACTAAAATCCGCTTAGTTTCGTTTTGGTTTCTTGGATTTGTCACTTTGACTAAAACCATCATGAGGCCAAAACTCGCTCTATTTATTGATAATGATAGACATTATTATTAGCAgatcatgaaaaagaaaaaagcaagtTGAAGTGAGGTTTAGGAAGGATCTGTAAATCAGATTAGTCAACTGCAGAATCAGGCCATTTGCTTAATACAACTCTTTCGATCATCGATTCTGACTCCATACTCTTCTCACTCATCTCTGCCGAAGCAGGAGGCAGGGACAGTTTGATTGAGTCCGAACCAATGTTTTaagacccggcccggcccggcgggtcgacccgggacccgggcgacccgggtCTGTGGCCGGGCCGGGTCCAAGCAAAAAACAGGTTGGGAATTGGCCCGGTCAGACCCGGTCGACCCAGAGGGTCGACCCGGGAACCGGCcggcccggccaaacccggctgagacccgggtatatttttttttatatcctcatGCCcgaaacgacgttgttttggcCTTTACAATTAAAAAGCCAAAACGACAACAGCAGAGGGACGAAAGCATTGCAATTTATAGAGCACCGAACTGCAGAAGTGAGAAGAAgacctaattaatttcaagaaattttcaAACCCATTTCACTCTCAGTCGCGAAGAAGAGCAGATGAGCAGAAGACTCTTGAATCCTTGATTGCCGTTTCAATTCTGAGCATAAGGTTAGATGAGTTTTTActggtttctttcttctttcgccTTTCGCTATCCTctgtttcatcttcttccctcTCGGTTGAACTTGCAGGAGAGTATAACAGTGGCATCGGTTCTTCCCTCTGTTGACCCATCAATTCTTCCCATCGATTGACCCAACGATTCTTCCCACAGGTATGTATCTCgttttctctgttcttttatttttctgcgaTTTCAAAGCCTCGGTCGGAGACCTTTACAGTCACCTCCTTTATCTTTATAGTTAGTGGTTCTATCTTAGtttctttccatttttgttttagattattattttgttttttcgacAGTACTGGATTGTTAAAACTGAAATGTGAATATTtcgttctttaatttttgtagctgtgaatattgttgttaattttttgttgtccCTGTTCGTTTACTTTTGCTTAAGTTGATATTGGTTGACTGTTCGTTTGCTTcagcttctgcttctgcttctgcttccgTGATGttgatatattgattttatgaaTGGTGTTGGCCATTTCAGTTTTCTGTGATGTTGATATAATGGTTGGCCGTTTAACTGAATTTGTGAGAATTAGTTATTAGTTATTGTTGAATTGAACTTGTTGAGTTCTAAGATAAGACAGGATGAAGTATTGTGTGCAGTAGCATGAAATCAGAATTTTGTTATAGAAATGAATTGAAACTTTAATTATGATAGTAATTAGTAATCTCGTTGAAAGAATTTTCCAATGATATCTTATAAATTATGCCAGGTCCTTAAAATGTCTTCACATGATGGTAGTACTCCAAGTAGTGATCCTTCAACGGCCCAATCATCTCAACCTTCAATTTCCATGTCAAGTGGTAGTAGAGGAAGAACAGATTTGGCATGGGGTCATTGTAGAGAAGCTCCTGAACTTAGTGTtggatgtaaaaaaactaaattagtatGTTTATATTGTGCTAAAGTATTTGCGGGTGGTGGCATTAATCGATTTAAGCAACACTTAGCTGGAGCTAAAGGAGAAGTTGAACAATGTCGCAAATGTCCTCCTGATGTTCGACATCAAATGCTTTTGAACCTTAAAGGAaatgttgaaacaaaaaaaaaagagttagagaaatgcaagcagatttcaatccatttaatgcacaacaaagagagcatgaagagatgatgattaggcaattagaagatgatggtgatgatgatgaggaggagaaggatgatgaggatgtcaatactaaaaaacatatgttaccACCGAaggttgcaaaaaagaaaaagattcaaagcACCAGCACTGTAAAACAATCAACTACAAGTTATGGAAAGCAGAAGAAATCTGCAACATTAGGGACATATTTCATGCCGAGAACAACTCCTGGTGCTCAAAAGTCTCTTTAGAATTGTTGGCAAAGGAAAGAAGCAGTTGAACGATGTGATCTTGCTTTAGCGAAGTGGATGTTTGATGCATGTGTGCCATTTAATGTTGTTAACTCTGTGTATTATCAGCATGCCATAGATGCTGTAACAGCCATGGGTCCTGGTTATAAAGGACCAAACTTGCATGTTATCCGTGGTTATTACTTGGCAAAAGCGGTTGATGAAGTGAAGATTTATATTGAGAGTTATCGAGAGATTTGGAAGAAGACtggttgcacattaatggctgATGGATGCACTGATCAGAAGAGGAGGACTTTAATTAACTTCTTAGTATATTGTCCTAAAGGAacagtttttttgaaaatcgtGGATGTATCAGATGTCTCAAATACTGCTAGATTGTTGTATCAGTTGTTTTATATGTTGGGGTAGAAAACATTGTGCATATGGTGACTgataatgctgcaaattatGTTGCTGCTGGCAGGTTATTGATGGAAGAATTTCCTTTAATATTGTGGTCTCCTTGTGCTGCTCATTGCATCAACCTCATACTCCAGGACATTGGTAAATTGCAGTCAGTTTGTTGTGTTGTTGAGCATGCTTCTGGTATCACAAAGTACATTTATAATCATTGTTATCCATTGTATTTGATAAGGAAGTTCACTGGAGGAAAAGAAATACTTCGTCCAGCTCCTACTCGTTTTGCCACCAATTTCATTGCATTGCAAAGCATTTTAGCTCATAAAGATGAGTTGAGAGCTATGGTGACATCTAGGGAATGAGTCTCATCTGCTTATGCTAAAGatatcaaaggaaaaaagtttGTTGACAGTGTGCTAGACTCTTTGTTTTGGGAAGAATGTGTAATAATTGTGCGGATGAGTGAACCTTTAGTTCGAGTTCTACGATtggttgatggtgatgatagaCCTTCGATGGGATATTTGTATGATGCTATTCatcatgcaaaagaagaaatgatgagGAGATTTCAAAAGAGAAAGCCTAGAGTGAAACCTTTCATAGACATTATCAATAATCGGTGGGATGGACAATTTTATAGAAATCTTTTTGCAGCGGCATTTTGGTTGAATCCTCGATTTCAATATGATGCAAATATAATGGATAAACATATGAGCACCATTTCTGGACTTCTAGATGTTCTTGAGAAGTATGCACATGGAAATCTACCATTGCAAAGTAAGATTACAAGTGAGATGAAGTTTTTTAGGAATGTTGAACATGACTTTGGCCGAGCGTCTGCAATAAATAATCGCACCCGTATGCCTCcaggtatataatttttatatttaaaaatattatttgacataGTCTTTCACAATTGACATAGTTTTacattacttatttttttttgtatagatgaatggTGGATGACATATGGAACCAACGCTCCAAATCTACAACAATTGGCTATACGAGTGTTAAGTCAAACTTGTAGTTCTTCGGGATGTGAGAGAAATTGGAGTATGTTTGAACATATTCATTCCAAGAAGAGAAATAGATTGGAGCACTAAAGGCTTAATGACCTTGTTTACGTCCACTGCAATCGAAGATTGAagcaaaagtatttttcttttctctaattccttaaatattattttatcttgtttagtagcattattaatacttatattgtgtttaccttcacttttaatatataggaattattggaaaggaagaaattatgatccaattaatGTTGAGACAatttttgacattgaaaattgggTAGTCGAAGATGACCCATCAATCTTGACAACGGAAGAAGTAGAGAGTTTTCACCAAGCTCTATCAACTATGACCATACAAGATACTTTAGATGATGGtaattaatgattgattatttagtgataaatattatttaaaataaagtattgtttaacacataatatttatttgttaattatgtttgaaatgtagatgtcataaatgttaatgagattgaagatgatTGTGATGATGAAGTTTCAAAAGAGCATGCTGATGATTTATTAGGTGTTGACAAGATTGGCTCATTTCCATCGACATTTGATCCAAATTTTGCTGCCATAGACACAGAAGAACTTAATGTGTTCATTCAAcaaaagtgaatgtgttgttgatttagaatttatgttgttggatgttttgtttaaaatattttagaatttaatttatgttgttggatgttttgtttaaaatattttagaatttatatttggtttgtgttttggatattgaattaaatttatgttgttggtttaaaatttaaatttggtttatgtaAGTGTTGCATTGTAAATTTGTAACTAGTTAGGTGTTTTATATATGTGGTTTTTttggtcaacccatctgacccgtgacccgatcactggATCGGGTcgatgaccgggtcgggttttaaaactatggtccGAACTGCCTAATGATTCTCTCGCCCAAAAAAACTTCTAAACTCTTGGCTTGACAAAAGCCCTTCTCTGCAATGGAAACAAGGGCAGGGGTTGGACCTGAGGGCTGACCTGGTAACCTTAAGGAATGAATGGGCAAAAATAGCCTTACTGATTAGCCTGTAACTCGAGGTGGGATGGATTTACCAATGTCCaaggcaaggaagaaagaagcAAGCCAAGCTAAGGGAGAATGCTAGAGTATTTCTTATGGATGCTAAATGGTTTAATTTGTCTGGGAATGatgtagaaaaaatatttcccGTCAACTCTTGGCatatctcaaaaatatattctaagtAGGTATTGAGCTATTCCAGAAAAATGTTGCTTCTTAGTTGGCATTTTAGGTGAGATTGGCAGTGTTGCTTTTATGAAATGCTACTTGCCTAAACTTGCAAAATAGAGTAGCATCCGTTGCTTTCTAGGTTGTCAGGTGTTTAGAATAAAATATGAGAGGTtgtgtcaaataatcatctcaacctaatagcttaagctgttaggtgaggtcccaagatattatttatattattctctaatacactccctcaagtgaaagccttttaggcttgaaacttgtacatgTTCATAcgaccttgtgcttaattttaatcacataaatgtggatggtgagattcgaacttatGACCGCTTAGTTaccaaggctctgataccatgttagagaaccaattcaacccaaaatcttaagctattaagtgaggttctaagatatgatttatattattctctaacacaccccttcaagtaaaagccctttgagcttgaaacttgcatatgTTCATACgaccttatgcttaatttttatcacataaatgaagatggtgagattcaaacttgtgaccgcttggttatcaaggctctgataccatgtcagagaaccaattcaacccaaaagcttaagttattaggtgaggttccaagatatgatttatattattctctaacacacttcctcaagtgaaagccctttgggcttgaaacttgcacaagctcacattaccttgtacttaatttttatcaaataaatgggggtgatgagattcgaacttgtgaccgcttggttatcaagactctgatatcattagagaaccatctcaacccagtAGCTTAAGctgtatgatttatattattttctaacaggTTGGTTATTTAACATAGGTTACACAATTGAAATGCATGAGATAAGTGTCATGTAGGTGCACATCATGAACATTTCGACAGCCATGAgtagccctttgggcttgaaacttgcacaagctcacattaccttgtacttaatttttatcaaataaatgggggtgatgagattcgaacttgtgaccgcttggttatcaagactctgatatcattagagaaccatctcaacccagtAGCTTAAGctgtatgatttatattattttctaacaggTTGGTTATTTAACATAGGTTACACAATTGAAATGCATGAGATAAGTGTCATGTAGGTGCACATCATGAACATTTCGACAGCCATGAgtagccctttgggcttgaaacttgcacaagctcacattaccttgtacttaatttttatcaaataaatgggggtgatgagattcgaacttgtgaccgcttggttatcaagactctgatatcattagagaaccatctcaacccagtAGCTTAAGctgtatgatttatattattttctaacaggTTGGTTATTTAACATAGGTTACACAATTGAAATGCATGAGATAAGTGTCATGTAGGTGCACATCATGAACATTTCGACAGCCATGAgtagccctttgggcttgaaacttgcacaagctcacattaccttgtacttaatttttatcaaataaatgggggtgatgagattcgaacttgtgaccgcttggttatcaagactctgatatcattagagaaccatctcaacccagtAGCTTAAGctgtatgatttatattattttctaacaggTTGGTTATTTAACATAGGTTACACAATTGAAATGCATGAGATAAGTGTCATGTAGGTGCACATCATGAACATTTCGACAGCCATGAgtagccctttgggcttgaaacttgcacaagctcacattaccttgtacttaatttttatcaaataaatgggggtgatgagattcgaacttgtgaccgcttggttatcaagactctgatatcattagagaaccatctcaacccagtAGCTTAAGctgtatgatttatattattttctaacaggTTGGTTATTTAACATAGGTTACACAATTGAAATGCATGAGATAAGTGTCATGTAGGTGCACATCATGAACATTTCGACAGCCATGAGTAGCTATATGCCTCCATCAACCAACCATCCACAAATTATTGAAGACATGAAACTTTGTatgtgtttggtagtgtggtgGCTTAAACAACTACAGTAAGAGGTACCTATTCTTTACTCCAACTGGTGGCACCAATGCACTATTACTTTGGTGGCTTAAAAGCCATCACACTACCGAATGCACAATTAGAAGACAGAACTCACAACATTTCTGGAATTGCCATatctttgtttttacttttaggAATAGCAACTTAAGAACAGGGGTGAGGTCGTGAGCTCGTTGGGCTGGGCCTTAGACTTGTTTgttatttggtttattttcattaaGTGTATTCTTTGGACGctgttttatttctaatttatatCACGCCATCTGCAAGTACTTTATGTCACAAATTGAACTTGGAGAGACCATTACTTGTacaaaaaaagtttgataattgaataaaatatcatttgaaacTAATGCTTTTCCATGGCATGCTCATGAGAATTTTTACTGAAAACATTTGG is part of the Populus trichocarpa isolate Nisqually-1 chromosome 2, P.trichocarpa_v4.1, whole genome shotgun sequence genome and encodes:
- the LOC7487782 gene encoding NADH dehydrogenase [ubiquinone] iron-sulfur protein 5-B isoform X2 yields the protein MASGWGITGNKGRCYDFWIDFSECMSQCREPKDCAFLREDYLECLHHSKEFQRRNRIYKEEQRKLRAASKKADGEDAKIAIMHSHN
- the LOC7487782 gene encoding NADH dehydrogenase [ubiquinone] iron-sulfur protein 5-B isoform X3; this translates as MASGWGITGNKGRCYDFWIDFSECMSQCREPKDCAFLREDYLECLHHSKEEFQLTSKPQQAYSVHLSLRTEFYRAHHWWSYFDV